The sequence below is a genomic window from Candidatus Aegiribacteria sp..
TGTAGGCAGTGCTCTGGTATTTCTTATGGCAGGGCCTGCCACAAATGCCGCGACCATGGGCGCGGTTCGAAAAACCCTTGGATCGAGGGTATTCTTCATCTACCTGTTTACTGTTATTTTCATCAGTCTCGCGGCTGGAGGAATGCTCAACTTACTCAGCGTTCCCGTATCCAGCGCTTACCATTCAGGGCACGGTACGAATTCTATTACCGGATTACTCAGTGGTGCCGCAGGATTGCTTCTTCTTTCTGGAACGGCCTGGTTCGCTTTCAAAGATGCCTTGGATCATCGACTGAAATCCTCAGGAAAGAAGAACTCTGAATTAAAGCAAGTATTATGTGTAGGAGGTATGAACTGTTCCGTGTGTGAGACTTCGATAATCAATGCCCTCGAAATACTGCCAGGAATACTGAATGTATCCGCCTCGGCAAGTGAAGATGAAGTGGCTGTTTTTCTGGACGGTAGTGTCAGATTCGATGTAAATAAGGCCATACAGATAATCAGGGAACTTGGCTACAATGTGAAGGAAGGTGAATAATCGATTCTTCAAATACGCTGAAAGCTGATAATGAAGAAGTTGAGATACTGGCTGAGTTTTTCCATCAGATGGCCGATCCGACCAGGCTGGTGCTGCTGATGTCTCTTTTCAATGGCGAAAAATGCGTCTGTGCCCTTGCGGAACAGACCAATGTGAGTGTCTCAGCGGTTTCTCACCAGCTCAGATCCCTTAGAACGGCAAGATTTGTCAGAAGCCGCAGAAATGGAAGACACATCTTCTACAGTCTGGACGATGAGCATATTAGAGAACTTGTCTCAAAGGGGCTTGAACATATAAGGGAATGACTTATCACTCCGAAATATGGATTACTTCCATGACTGGACTTATCCGGGTTTCCGATAGGATCCTGTAGCCATCGGTCAGTTCCGGAGTTTTGGGTCCTCCCCAGTAATCGTACACTATCCAGATGGAATCGTGACAATCCATCAAGCTGTCTATTGCTGAGTTCGGACTTTTACCCCACACCATGAGTTCAATATAGGGATTCTCACCGCCGAAGGCTGCCCTTGGAAAGTTCCCGGACGAATAGTAATCCCAGGCCAGCCCTCCTGATTGTCCTCCTAGAATGAGGATGCTTTCATCACTGGAAAATCTTTCCTCAACATATGCTGTGGCACCTCTCCAATCCGATCTGTGGTAAGGAAAACTGTTGATATTGTAGTATGGAAGAAGCGTGATAGCTGCTGCAATGAATATGAAAGGCCCTGCGAACTTCCACCTCTGTGATGCCGCGGCGAGTGCGAAACCAAACGGTATCCAGAGAATCGTCAGATGCCTTACGGTCGGATCTTCCTTAATAAAAATCATGAAGGGAACTGCAAATAGAAGGAGAAGCCATACTTTGAATTTTTTGTCAAGCAGATTACTCAGAAACAGATTAAGAAGCAGCAACAGGTTTCCCGCTCCAATAATGAACCAGAAGACTATCTGTTTAACATTCCGGATCATTTCGTAGCCAGCTTCCAGAAGTAATCCTCCCGGAATGAGCCTTACGAAGACCGTTGGAACTCTGACTATAAACCGGTATCTGTAGACTGCGGCCATGTCCATGCCGGCCCGCCTTATCCTCTCAGCCCTGAACGAGGTTTGTTTCACCATCAAAACAGCGAAGGGCGCGTAAAGAACAAGAAAAATGGCCGACACCAGGACAAGCTGCCTGAAAGGAAGCCTTTGCTTCCGCGGAACGGTGAAGTATAGAGCAAATCCCGCAGCAATGAACAGGCCAAACATATGCTGAATCAGCATTCCGGTAAGAGCAATTGGTACAACGAAATATAGTGCCTTCCTGCTGCAGTTCCATGCTCTGTCAGCAATATCGATGAAAAGAAAGCCAAAGCAGGAGATGATCCCGTAAAGCCATGCCTCCTGCCCCATCGATATCGCAAAAGGTGAAACCGACCATATCAGACCCGCCCATAGAGCCGATCTGAAACTTATTTTTCTTGATATGAAACACATGAGGGGAATGGCGGCAAGAGCAGAGGCAAGAGCCGGGATCATGCGCAGGCCAGCTTCACTCTGACCGAAAATGACTGTCGAGAATCTTATAAACAGAAAAGCCAGTGGAGGGTGGGGAGAACCGGCAATGGACAATTTCACAAGATCGATAGGATTCATATCCATGAGGCCTGCCGCATAGGCTTCATCAACCCATAGACTTTTGGATCCAATACAAATCAGTCGAAGTACGAATCCTGCGACAAATACCAGGAGATACGCAAGCCAATGGTTCTCAGCGATAAGTTTACTGCATTTTTTTATACCATTCACCGTCCAGTTCAATCTGTCAGAGTCGGAGATGAACCTAACAGATGTATCAGCGAATGGGTATAGCCCGCAGGAACCTGCATCCTCCCCCGCAGACTCTGTTGGAAGCACACAATGTACAATCTGAACGCGCGTTGTCTTTACGGAATTTCTCAACGAATTGAGATCGTGACAGCTCTTCGAATGATTTATCCAGGAGATTTCCAATTACGTACGGACTCTGCTCGCATACTCTCAGTTCTCCAGAGGGGCTTATCGCCCATTTTCCAGCTCCGCATATGCATGATCCGAATTTAATGCCTGGATAATCGTTGTGATGCAGGATACAGTTCTCTACCGGAATGGCAGCGTATACTGTCATTCCGGGGGACATGAGTGAGCTGTGGCTGGCGTTTTTCAGTGATGAATCAAGCTGCTCAATAGAAGGTAGGAGATGCCTGTTCTTAAAACCTGTTCCGCCAGGCACGAATCTGTTGAGGGCGACCGCGTCCGCGGAGAAAGCGTAGGCCAGATCAACAACCCGCTCGGTATCTCCTGGATTAAGTGAAGTTATTATATGTGAAACAGTAAGTCGGATTCCGACTGAGGCAGCGGCAAGTAAGGCCCGTTTCACATCGTGAAATCCATCGAAGCCTGTCAGATTCCTGTATCCATTTCCAGTAATTGAAGGCACGGATACTTCAAGCCATGCAATGCCTGCTTCCTTTAACGATCTCGCGGTATCACGATCAAGGAGCATGCCATTAGTTGCAATTCCAACCAGTATTCCACGTTTACGAAACACGCTGACTATCTCGCAAATGTCTTGTCTTAAAAGAGGTTCTCCACCGGTAAGTGTAACCGAAACGGGATGTGCCGCCAGAATAGAATCCGCAAGGATCTCTATCTCTTGAACGGAGAGTTCCCGGGGGTATAGCTCACCTTCCGCCTTCCATACATTGTAGCAGTATACGCAGGCAAGATTACACCGAGGTGTAATCTCGAAAACGAATAAGGGATGTTTCATGTGGAAATCAGAAAAGTTCAAGATCCAGAAGAAGATCGTGCAGGGCAGGCAGCCTGTCCCGGGTGCGGCTTATGGATCTTTCCATATCCTCCAGATCCTCGAGCAGTACACAGCGCTCCTCTTCATTGTTTACTCCTGAATTTTCAAGGCTGTCCAGTACCGCGGTTTTAATGCTGTCGAGATAAGGCGGTATCAGATCGGCCTCAAGAGGCCATCTGACCGACCAGAGAACCCCTGCGTAACCGACTCTTTCGCTGACAGTCTCCAGAAGGAAATAGGTGTCAATTGAAGATCTTAGATTGCTGAAGGCGGTTATCATTTCCCCGGAGGAGATGAGGCCCTCCTCCCTGAGACGGATAACGGTATCGAGCCTGGCTTCAATCTGAGAGACAAGATAATCAGTCTGCTCTGAAACGGGCGGCGGCATCATCCTTGTCAGGGAAAACATCGAACCGTAGGAAAGAAATGTAAGCCTGTCGGTTGCCAGTTTGTGGAGGAGGCCGATATCGAGGGAGTCAATTCCAATTTCTTCCGCGATTCCCATGAGTTCGACATAACTGTTGTCCAGCTCAGTCCTGATTTTGTCGATTGTTTCATAATCAAGATCGCTGGAGCTGTGATTAACGTCAGCTTGTTCCATATTGTTCAGTTTCTTCCAGATTCTCTTGAATTCCTGCCACTGAGGATTGCTCCAAAGAGCCGAAGTTCTGGCGAGCAGGGATCGCGACAAATCAACGCTCGAACCGGGGTTATCAACTGCACCGCTCCGGTTGCTGTTCTGATCTGAAGCTGAAGCGGCATTCAACGGTAGCAGACCCGCAGCAAACAAAATGCTCAAAGTCGGTGTAATCAGCCTATTCTGAAACCTGCTATTGTTCTCCATGTATTTCCTCCCTGATAACATCATGAAGAGATAGTTAATCCATTACAGATAGTTCCATGGTATACGGGTATTTGACCGGAGAGTTCATAAGATTAGATTCATCCTATAAAAACAAAGAAGGAGTCTTAATGACTACAGTTATTGAACAGGTAAAAACAAAGAGTGAACTGAACGATTTCATCATGCTGCCTTACGAACTTTACAGGGATGATCCCCTCTGGATTCCCCCTCTTATCTCTCAGGAAAAGGCTCAGTTCAATCCGGATAAGAATCCCGCCTACAGATACTGTGATACCAGTTTCTTTCTGGCCCTGCGCGGTGGCAGAACTGTGGGCCGTATAGCCGCCATAGTAAACAGAAGGTACATTGAAAAACTGGAGCAAGACTGCGGAAGATTCGGATGGTTCGAATGCGAGAATAACCTGGAAACAGCCAATGCGCTTTTCAGCACTGCGGAGAACTGGCTCGCGAAAAAAGGCATGACAGCGATATCGGGCCCTATGGGTTTCACAGATAACGACATGACAGGATTTCTCATTGAGGGGTTCGATGAACTCCCCACAATAGCGGGTAGCTACAACCCACCGTGGTACAACGATATAATTACATCCAGAGGTTACGATAAGGAAGTTGACTACGTTGAATATAAGATAACAGTACCAAAGGCCTTTCCCGAGAAAGTGGAACGCCTGACAACCCTGATAAAGAAAAGAAGCAGAGTTAAAGTATTCAACGAAAAATCTAAAAAAAACCTCTCGAAGAGATGGGGACACCAGATTTTCGACGTTCTGAATGAATCCTACGAGAAGCTGTACGGTACGACTCTGTTGGATGAAAAGGAAATAGACTACTACATAAAAACCTATCTTGGGCAAGTTGATCCGGAGTTCATCAAACTCGCGGTTGACGGAGACAGGCTTGTGGGATTCATAATTGCGATGCCCAATCTTTCAAGGTCTTTCCAGAAGGCAAAAGGCAGGCTTTTTCCATTCGGTTTCATTCATATTCTCAGGGAAATGAAAAATAGCAGGACTTTGGATTTCTACCTTGCGGGCATCCTCCCTGCATACCAGGGGCAAGGTGTGGACGCTTTACTGGCCTACGAAATGGGAGTAAGCTCTTTCAAAAGAAAAATGGAATTTGCTGAGAGCAACCATGAATTGGAAGACAATAAAAAGATCCAGGCTATGTGGAAATTTTACGAAAAACGTCTTCACCGAAGAATCCGCGTCTATCAACGCACCCTGGGGACGTAGCACATAGGACAAATAGGGGAGGCAAATAGGGGTCAAATCTTTACTCTTGACATTAAATGTCAAGAGTAAAGATTTGACCCCTATAACACATCATTTGTTAATGATATAAACCGTCTTGCAATTCATGAATTCAAGCATACCACTTCTAGACAGTTCTCTACCAAAACCTGATAGACCAATTCCACCGAAGGGAAGCCTTGGATCAGACCGGACAAACGAGTTTACGAAGCAGGCTCCAGCGTTCAGCTCAAGGGCGATTCTTTCCCCCCTTCGACTGTTCCGCGTATATACGGAAGCTCCAAGTCCGTAGGATGTATCGTTGGCAATCACAACAGCTTCCCCCTCATCCTTCACTGAGCAGACAGCTGCTACAGGCCCGAAGGTTTCTTCATCAAAAACAGGCATACCCTTTCTACAACCCGTCAGAACGGTAGGCGGATAGAAAGCCCCAGGATGATCCGGAATTCTGCCGCCAGTAACTAATTTTGCCCCAAGCTCTATGCTCTTAGTAACCTGCCGGTGCAGATTATCACGAAGATCGTATCTGGCCATCGGTCCCAGATCAATTTTCATCTTCATCGGATCGCCCATCTTCCTTGCTTTCATCTCACCGATAAGTAAATCAAGGAATTCATCGTAAACACTTTCGATGACGATGAACCTCTTGGATGCAATACAGTTCTGTCCTGTATTGATAAGCCTGGAGAACGCTGTCTGCCTGGCTGCGTCCCTTAGATCCGCATCTTCAAGAATTATCGCGGGATCACTTCCTCCAAGTTCCAGCACGCACTTCTTTATGGACGACCCGGCTTCCAAGGCAACTGCGCTCCCTGCTTTTGCGCTTCCGGTAAGCGTAACAGCTTTAACCCTTTCGTCAGCAATTATTCCGCTGGATACTTCGTGAACGTTTTCCTCCGAAACAAGAACAACGTCAATCAGGCCTTTGGGAAATTCTGCCTCCCTGAACAGATCCCGGATGCGTATGGAACATCCCGAAACATTAGGAGCATGCTTGAGGATGAAGGAGTTCCCCGCCATTACAGCAGGTGCCGCGAACCGGAATAACTGCCAGAACGGAAAGTTCCATGGCATGACGGCATAGATAACTCCAAGAGGCTGATAGCACACATAGCTTATATCAGCATCACTCGCGATACTTTCTTCAGCAAGGAAATCAGAACCGTTTTCAGCGTAATACCTGCAAACCAATGCACATTTCTCAATTTCGGACTGCCCCTGCTCAACGGGCTTACCCATCTCCGCAGCCATCTCCACTGCCAGATGGTGTTTGCCCGATTCAAGAAGATTGGCAAGATTCAACAGCCGTTTCGATCGATAACTTATTCCGATGTCACGCCAGAATTCAAACGCTCTCTGAGATTTCTCAAGGAT
It includes:
- a CDS encoding radical SAM protein — protein: MKHPLFVFEITPRCNLACVYCYNVWKAEGELYPRELSVQEIEILADSILAAHPVSVTLTGGEPLLRQDICEIVSVFRKRGILVGIATNGMLLDRDTARSLKEAGIAWLEVSVPSITGNGYRNLTGFDGFHDVKRALLAAASVGIRLTVSHIITSLNPGDTERVVDLAYAFSADAVALNRFVPGGTGFKNRHLLPSIEQLDSSLKNASHSSLMSPGMTVYAAIPVENCILHHNDYPGIKFGSCICGAGKWAISPSGELRVCEQSPYVIGNLLDKSFEELSRSQFVEKFRKDNARSDCTLCASNRVCGGGCRFLRAIPIR
- a CDS encoding metalloregulator ArsR/SmtB family transcription factor, whose protein sequence is MADPTRLVLLMSLFNGEKCVCALAEQTNVSVSAVSHQLRSLRTARFVRSRRNGRHIFYSLDDEHIRELVSKGLEHIRE
- a CDS encoding NAD-dependent succinate-semialdehyde dehydrogenase, translated to MLQSINPFTGERIRSWNENTSEEILDILEKSQRAFEFWRDIGISYRSKRLLNLANLLESGKHHLAVEMAAEMGKPVEQGQSEIEKCALVCRYYAENGSDFLAEESIASDADISYVCYQPLGVIYAVMPWNFPFWQLFRFAAPAVMAGNSFILKHAPNVSGCSIRIRDLFREAEFPKGLIDVVLVSEENVHEVSSGIIADERVKAVTLTGSAKAGSAVALEAGSSIKKCVLELGGSDPAIILEDADLRDAARQTAFSRLINTGQNCIASKRFIVIESVYDEFLDLLIGEMKARKMGDPMKMKIDLGPMARYDLRDNLHRQVTKSIELGAKLVTGGRIPDHPGAFYPPTVLTGCRKGMPVFDEETFGPVAAVCSVKDEGEAVVIANDTSYGLGASVYTRNSRRGERIALELNAGACFVNSFVRSDPRLPFGGIGLSGFGRELSRSGMLEFMNCKTVYIINK
- a CDS encoding glycosyltransferase family 39 protein — translated: MLPTESAGEDAGSCGLYPFADTSVRFISDSDRLNWTVNGIKKCSKLIAENHWLAYLLVFVAGFVLRLICIGSKSLWVDEAYAAGLMDMNPIDLVKLSIAGSPHPPLAFLFIRFSTVIFGQSEAGLRMIPALASALAAIPLMCFISRKISFRSALWAGLIWSVSPFAISMGQEAWLYGIISCFGFLFIDIADRAWNCSRKALYFVVPIALTGMLIQHMFGLFIAAGFALYFTVPRKQRLPFRQLVLVSAIFLVLYAPFAVLMVKQTSFRAERIRRAGMDMAAVYRYRFIVRVPTVFVRLIPGGLLLEAGYEMIRNVKQIVFWFIIGAGNLLLLLNLFLSNLLDKKFKVWLLLLFAVPFMIFIKEDPTVRHLTILWIPFGFALAAASQRWKFAGPFIFIAAAITLLPYYNINSFPYHRSDWRGATAYVEERFSSDESILILGGQSGGLAWDYYSSGNFPRAAFGGENPYIELMVWGKSPNSAIDSLMDCHDSIWIVYDYWGGPKTPELTDGYRILSETRISPVMEVIHISE